From Bacillus pumilus, one genomic window encodes:
- a CDS encoding DUF4288 domain-containing protein, translating into MYDLFSAKLLFESIPSPKVRPDKIFEERIVLIKAKDQDEVKKIIEKSFPEETFGNGDYGQTTKKLVAILDIFELVDNLEEEPLHLSEVYCRYLSFDEEISPKEAIEKYSLDK; encoded by the coding sequence ATGTATGATCTCTTTTCAGCAAAATTATTGTTTGAATCCATACCGTCTCCCAAAGTTAGACCTGATAAGATATTTGAAGAAAGAATCGTATTAATCAAAGCAAAAGATCAAGATGAAGTTAAAAAAATTATAGAAAAAAGTTTTCCAGAAGAAACATTTGGAAATGGGGATTACGGACAAACAACAAAAAAATTAGTAGCAATCCTAGATATATTTGAACTTGTAGACAATTTAGAAGAAGAACCACTTCACTTAAGTGAAGTGTATTGTCGTTATCTTTCATTTGATGAAGAAATATCTCCAAAAGAAGCAATAGAAAAATATTCTCTAGATAAATAA
- a CDS encoding alpha/beta fold hydrolase, translated as MEQIEFQSIQTNGVTLHTAMAGPEDGPLLVLLHGFPEFWYGWKNQIMPLAEAGYRVVVPDQRGYHLSDKPEGIESYVLDQLRDDIVGLIKTLSPNQKAIVGGHDWGGAVAWHLASTRSQYVEKLIIVNMPHPRVMMKVLPFYPPQWKKSSYIAFFQLPNVPEAALQENHFQKLDEAIGLTARPHLFTKEDVLSYKLAWTQPGAMTSMLNWYRAIKKGGFEKPISKRILVPVRMIWGMEDKFLSRKLAKETMKICPNGQLIFVDDASHWINHEKPEVVNKLILEFLN; from the coding sequence ATGGAGCAAATTGAATTTCAATCGATCCAAACAAATGGTGTAACACTTCACACAGCAATGGCTGGACCTGAGGATGGCCCGCTGCTTGTACTGCTGCACGGGTTTCCTGAGTTCTGGTACGGCTGGAAGAACCAAATCATGCCCCTGGCTGAGGCAGGCTATCGTGTCGTCGTTCCTGATCAAAGGGGCTACCATTTAAGTGATAAGCCGGAAGGAATCGAATCCTACGTATTAGATCAACTGAGAGATGATATCGTAGGGCTGATTAAGACGCTTAGTCCGAATCAAAAGGCGATTGTGGGAGGTCATGATTGGGGAGGAGCTGTTGCTTGGCATTTGGCATCCACACGTTCTCAATATGTAGAGAAATTAATCATTGTCAACATGCCGCATCCGCGGGTCATGATGAAGGTTCTTCCGTTTTATCCCCCGCAGTGGAAGAAGAGCTCCTATATCGCTTTCTTTCAGCTTCCAAATGTGCCAGAGGCAGCACTTCAGGAAAATCACTTTCAAAAGCTGGATGAAGCCATTGGATTGACTGCAAGACCACATTTGTTCACGAAGGAAGATGTATTAAGCTACAAGCTGGCTTGGACGCAGCCAGGTGCCATGACCTCAATGCTGAATTGGTACCGCGCCATCAAAAAGGGCGGCTTTGAAAAGCCGATATCAAAACGCATTTTAGTACCTGTTCGCATGATCTGGGGGATGGAGGACAAGTTTTTAAGCAGAAAGCTGGCGAAGGAAACGATGAAGATTTGCCCAAATGGTCAGCTGATTTTTGTCGATGATGCTTCTCATTGGATCAATCATGAAAAGCCAGAAGTGGTGAACAAACTCATACTCGAATTTTTGAACTAA
- a CDS encoding alanine/glycine:cation symporter family protein: MNEKALLSYLTNTNDFIWTYIVIALLLGVGVYFTYRTRFLQVRMIKEMVRVLKEGRKEKEGISPFQAFAISMAARVGTGNITGIAIAIAIGGPGAIFWMWIVAIIGSASSFVESTLAQVYKVKDKTGFRGGPAYYMEKGLNKRWMGILFAILITISFGIVFNAVQSNTITVAFENSFGLDRLTVGIVMAVIFAAIIFKGIQAIAKASEYIVVVLALAYIGIAFFVIVTNITELPGVISTIVKHAFGFEQFAGGTLGGALLQGIKRGLFSNEAGMGSAPNAAATAVTSHPVKQGLIQAFGVLTDTLIICTSTAFLVLFSDAYKTTNLQGIELTQASLSQHIGPWASGFLAIMIFLFAFSTLIGNYYYGETNIEFLGANKIWLNIYRIAVIGMVLFGAVATVPLVWGLADLFMGLMVIVNLIAITMLSKVAFAALKDYTRQKKEGKDPVFYKNAVPNNEKIECWDDEPASLKKNQIG; this comes from the coding sequence ATGAACGAAAAAGCTTTGCTATCTTATTTAACAAATACAAATGATTTTATTTGGACTTATATTGTGATTGCTCTGTTACTTGGAGTAGGGGTCTACTTCACATATAGAACACGCTTCCTGCAAGTGAGAATGATTAAAGAAATGGTGCGTGTCCTGAAAGAAGGAAGAAAAGAAAAAGAGGGGATATCACCGTTCCAAGCATTTGCCATCAGTATGGCGGCACGTGTAGGAACAGGGAATATCACAGGGATTGCTATCGCCATTGCAATTGGTGGACCTGGGGCAATTTTTTGGATGTGGATCGTAGCCATTATCGGTTCTGCCTCAAGCTTTGTTGAAAGTACATTAGCCCAAGTGTATAAAGTGAAAGATAAAACAGGATTCCGCGGTGGACCTGCTTATTACATGGAAAAAGGGTTAAACAAGCGCTGGATGGGAATTTTATTTGCGATCCTAATTACAATTTCTTTTGGAATCGTCTTTAATGCGGTTCAATCAAATACGATCACCGTCGCTTTTGAAAACTCCTTTGGATTAGACCGTTTAACAGTCGGTATTGTAATGGCTGTTATTTTTGCAGCAATCATTTTCAAGGGAATCCAAGCCATTGCAAAAGCTTCTGAATACATTGTCGTTGTACTGGCTCTAGCTTATATCGGAATTGCATTCTTTGTTATTGTGACAAATATCACTGAACTTCCTGGTGTCATCAGTACGATTGTGAAACATGCCTTCGGGTTTGAACAGTTCGCTGGCGGAACACTAGGCGGGGCATTATTACAAGGGATTAAACGCGGTCTCTTCTCAAATGAGGCTGGTATGGGTAGTGCACCTAACGCAGCAGCAACAGCCGTGACAAGTCACCCTGTAAAACAAGGGTTAATCCAGGCATTTGGCGTATTAACAGATACGTTAATTATTTGTACGAGCACAGCCTTCCTTGTCCTATTCTCTGATGCGTACAAAACAACGAACCTGCAAGGAATTGAATTAACACAGGCTTCACTCAGTCAGCACATTGGGCCATGGGCCTCTGGATTCCTTGCTATCATGATTTTCCTATTCGCCTTTAGTACATTGATCGGTAACTATTACTATGGTGAAACGAACATTGAATTCCTTGGTGCCAACAAAATTTGGCTTAACATCTATCGAATTGCCGTTATTGGAATGGTTCTTTTCGGTGCAGTTGCAACTGTTCCTCTCGTTTGGGGTCTAGCCGATCTCTTCATGGGACTCATGGTCATCGTCAACCTCATCGCCATTACCATGCTGTCTAAGGTCGCCTTTGCAGCATTGAAGGATTATACGAGACAGAAAAAAGAAGGCAAGGACCCTGTCTTCTATAAAAATGCCGTTCCAAACAATGAGAAAATTGAATGCTGGGACGACGAACCTGCTTCGTTGAAAAAGAATCAAATCGGATAA
- a CDS encoding glutaminase — MKTAISNNTQHACQSSVDQWAEEIRPYYKNGQNAGYIPALGKVNSSQLGISVIGPDGSSVRYGDWDVPFTLQSISKVISFIAACLGRGVPYVLDRVDVEPTGDAFNSIYRLEMHKPGKPFNPMINAGAITVSSILPGKTSTEKLAYIFDLIENLIGKRPSVNEEVYQSEWATAHRNRALAYYLKETNYLESDVEETLEVYLKQCSIEVTTEDIALIGLIISSDGYHPFKQVQVIPKDIARLTKALMLTCGMYNASGNFAAFVGVPAKSGVSGGIMACVPPSARREFPFQTGCGIGIYGPAIDDCGNSITGVMMLKKLAKEWDLSIF; from the coding sequence ATGAAAACAGCAATTTCTAATAATACACAACACGCATGCCAGTCTTCTGTTGATCAATGGGCAGAAGAAATACGTCCGTATTACAAAAACGGGCAGAATGCTGGCTACATTCCAGCACTCGGAAAAGTGAATTCCTCTCAACTTGGTATCAGCGTGATAGGCCCAGATGGATCATCTGTACGATATGGTGATTGGGACGTTCCCTTTACCCTGCAAAGTATCTCAAAAGTCATCAGCTTTATAGCTGCCTGTTTAGGAAGAGGCGTTCCTTACGTCTTGGACCGGGTAGATGTAGAGCCAACTGGTGATGCATTTAATTCCATCTACCGCCTTGAGATGCATAAACCGGGGAAGCCCTTTAATCCAATGATTAATGCTGGAGCTATTACCGTATCCTCCATCCTTCCCGGAAAGACTTCTACAGAAAAGCTAGCATATATTTTCGATTTAATCGAAAACTTAATAGGAAAGCGTCCATCTGTTAATGAAGAGGTTTATCAATCAGAATGGGCAACTGCGCACCGCAACCGTGCTCTTGCTTATTACTTAAAAGAAACCAATTACTTAGAATCAGATGTCGAAGAGACATTAGAAGTGTATTTAAAGCAATGTTCCATCGAGGTCACAACAGAGGACATCGCCTTGATTGGACTGATTATTTCAAGTGATGGCTACCATCCCTTTAAACAGGTCCAAGTCATACCAAAGGATATCGCAAGACTAACAAAGGCATTGATGCTGACATGCGGCATGTATAATGCATCTGGTAATTTTGCTGCTTTCGTAGGCGTTCCAGCCAAAAGTGGTGTGTCTGGAGGAATTATGGCTTGCGTTCCGCCAAGCGCAAGAAGAGAATTCCCATTTCAGACAGGCTGCGGAATTGGTATTTATGGTCCCGCCATTGACGATTGCGGAAATAGTATTACCGGTGTCATGATGCTGAAAAAGCTCGCCAAAGAGTGGGATCTCAGTATTTTTTAA
- a CDS encoding ATP-binding protein: protein MSLNQLVKKDAFILIFMVVIVPLAGELKFYPVNETFRISFGAPAFFFCLLLLRKSRPFLPGFLTGAAIVLFRVGLDLIQHNAGLAASFYQQFPSFFFYFTYAFLFFAVRTGRFKQRSIFIGIIGLMIELVADFVELFVQFLVFGTTMTLSKLSDMFLIAFAHSFVVISFFNMMKLYEAQSREKQIMKQNEHMMMVISNLYEETVHLKKTLKHTEHITQESYRLYRLLHEHEAGKKVSQELLKLAGEIHEVKKDNQRIYAGLSKLISKENMQDYMKAEELVQIVIRIQEKYALSLGKNISFTSDIRGIHLHDYHVFIFLSLINNLMANAVEAIKDTGMISLVLKGSHDKIEIRIEDDGPGIPEKMREIVFDPGYTSKFDAYGTPSTGIGLSYVKELVKELGGQIKIEQRETKGTAFQLILPIQNLIQRG from the coding sequence TTGAGTTTAAACCAGCTTGTCAAAAAAGACGCATTCATTTTAATTTTTATGGTGGTTATTGTGCCGCTTGCAGGAGAACTGAAGTTTTATCCTGTGAATGAGACGTTCCGGATCAGCTTTGGCGCACCTGCGTTTTTCTTTTGTTTATTACTCTTAAGGAAATCTAGACCGTTTTTGCCTGGGTTTTTAACAGGCGCAGCCATTGTGCTTTTTCGAGTAGGCTTAGATCTGATTCAGCATAATGCTGGACTGGCTGCATCATTTTATCAGCAATTCCCAAGTTTCTTCTTCTATTTTACATATGCTTTCCTGTTTTTTGCCGTCCGTACGGGACGTTTTAAACAGCGCTCTATTTTTATTGGGATCATTGGTCTCATGATCGAATTAGTAGCTGATTTTGTTGAGCTGTTTGTACAATTTTTAGTGTTTGGTACGACGATGACATTATCAAAGCTGAGTGATATGTTTCTCATTGCGTTTGCTCACAGCTTTGTGGTGATCAGCTTTTTTAATATGATGAAGCTGTACGAGGCACAATCAAGAGAGAAGCAGATCATGAAACAAAATGAGCATATGATGATGGTCATTTCAAATTTATATGAAGAAACGGTTCATTTAAAGAAAACGTTAAAACATACAGAGCATATTACGCAAGAATCATACAGACTTTATCGTCTGCTGCATGAACACGAAGCAGGCAAGAAAGTGAGTCAGGAGCTGTTGAAGCTCGCAGGAGAAATCCATGAAGTGAAAAAGGACAATCAGCGTATTTATGCTGGTCTTTCGAAGCTGATTTCTAAGGAAAATATGCAAGACTATATGAAGGCTGAAGAGCTGGTTCAGATTGTCATCCGCATTCAAGAGAAATATGCGTTATCTCTAGGGAAAAACATCTCTTTTACATCTGATATAAGGGGCATTCATTTGCATGATTACCATGTGTTCATTTTCTTATCGCTCATTAATAATTTAATGGCAAATGCGGTTGAAGCCATAAAGGATACTGGAATGATCTCACTCGTATTAAAAGGAAGTCATGATAAAATAGAGATTCGGATTGAAGATGATGGCCCGGGGATTCCTGAAAAAATGAGAGAAATTGTATTTGATCCAGGCTATACTTCTAAATTTGATGCATATGGAACACCATCAACTGGGATTGGATTATCCTATGTGAAAGAGTTGGTTAAAGAGCTTGGCGGTCAAATTAAAATCGAACAAAGAGAAACAAAGGGAACAGCTTTTCAGCTAATCCTTCCTATACAAAATTTAATACAGAGAGGGTGA
- a CDS encoding response regulator: MRFFIADDDRAIRSILGQIIEDEDLGEVVDEADDGVGLEAHSLNLKNIDILLIDLLMPARDGIQTIRHIHPEFKGKIMMISQVEAKEMMAEAYELGIEYYIHKPVNRIEIVSVIRKVMERIKLEKSIYDIQASLRHVLPLEPVISHDTTGAGAKKRTMKEAGEFLLSELGIVGESGSKDLLEILIYLHETQSANSHEVNFPPLKQLFIKTAERKLDDGATDVEVMREVKAAEQRIRRAIHHSLNHFASLGLTDFSNPKFEHYASKFFDFTDVSQRMKEMQKTSSSAGSTGRVNTKKFVQIFYFEAKQLFEGMS; encoded by the coding sequence ATGCGGTTTTTCATTGCAGATGATGATCGTGCAATACGCTCGATTTTAGGACAAATCATTGAGGATGAAGATTTGGGAGAGGTCGTGGATGAAGCCGATGACGGAGTTGGATTAGAAGCACATTCATTGAACCTAAAAAACATAGACATCCTTCTGATTGACCTTTTAATGCCTGCTAGAGACGGCATTCAAACGATTCGTCATATTCACCCTGAATTCAAAGGTAAAATCATGATGATTTCCCAAGTAGAGGCGAAAGAGATGATGGCAGAAGCCTATGAATTAGGGATCGAATATTATATTCATAAACCTGTCAATCGAATTGAGATCGTCAGTGTGATTCGAAAAGTCATGGAGCGTATTAAGCTGGAGAAATCGATATATGATATTCAAGCTTCCCTTCGCCATGTGCTGCCGTTAGAGCCTGTAATTTCTCATGATACGACGGGTGCTGGGGCGAAAAAAAGGACGATGAAAGAGGCAGGGGAATTTCTCTTATCCGAACTGGGAATTGTCGGAGAGAGCGGATCTAAGGATTTACTAGAGATCCTGATCTACTTACATGAAACACAGTCAGCCAATTCTCATGAGGTCAATTTCCCGCCGCTAAAGCAACTCTTTATCAAAACAGCGGAGAGGAAGCTGGATGATGGGGCAACCGATGTCGAAGTGATGAGAGAAGTGAAAGCAGCAGAGCAGCGGATTAGACGCGCTATTCATCATTCCTTGAATCATTTTGCTTCACTAGGATTAACAGATTTCTCGAATCCTAAGTTTGAGCACTATGCGTCGAAGTTTTTTGACTTTACCGATGTCAGCCAAAGAATGAAAGAAATGCAGAAGACCTCTTCATCCGCAGGATCGACAGGCAGAGTCAATACGAAGAAGTTTGTTCAAATCTTTTATTTTGAAGCAAAGCAGTTATTTGAAGGAATGAGCTGA
- a CDS encoding SEC-C metal-binding domain-containing protein: MGKIKRNALCPCGSGKKYKHCCGQKSGGEQTSELVFKEAVQVQKDLMNYAFSKHQRAINQFINEFSFLADMDKETQQISVFHLSVWGIFFRPLTDQKETIFQEFLTKKAEDITRPKTKQVVQSWTDMEPSLLLLNEKTDESLYFENMVTAEKVEVDVKPDQTVLPEKGSLVLGFPVQFEEKAEFFIQYTMFAKEFTDTLLLQVRQLVEAYEANGGTRSTFMRESFPDVLKCMFAKQEVEESETSAQTEGDTGLTADRMDWASDVQLETAKLIEDGMKEHGDQSLTDGALTVWKAYCDQKSPVIRKAASFAAGIEYYIHSLASDAPLSQAQIAKKYGISASTVSSRFKDIEKAVKEEQEATV, from the coding sequence TTGGGAAAAATTAAACGAAATGCGCTCTGCCCATGCGGAAGCGGAAAAAAATATAAACATTGCTGTGGTCAAAAGTCAGGCGGAGAACAAACGTCTGAGCTTGTGTTTAAGGAAGCTGTACAAGTTCAAAAGGATTTAATGAATTATGCTTTCTCTAAGCATCAGAGAGCCATTAATCAATTCATTAATGAGTTTTCTTTCCTTGCAGATATGGATAAAGAAACGCAACAAATTTCAGTTTTCCATTTAAGTGTATGGGGCATTTTCTTCCGTCCATTAACGGATCAGAAAGAAACCATCTTCCAAGAATTCCTGACAAAGAAAGCAGAGGATATTACCCGTCCGAAAACAAAACAAGTGGTTCAATCATGGACAGACATGGAACCATCTTTGCTTTTATTAAATGAAAAAACGGACGAGTCTCTTTACTTTGAGAATATGGTGACAGCGGAAAAGGTTGAAGTAGATGTAAAACCTGATCAAACAGTGCTTCCTGAAAAAGGAAGTCTCGTGCTTGGATTCCCTGTTCAATTTGAAGAAAAAGCAGAGTTTTTCATTCAATATACGATGTTTGCAAAAGAGTTTACAGATACGCTTCTTCTTCAAGTTCGTCAGCTTGTTGAAGCATATGAGGCAAATGGAGGAACGCGCAGCACATTTATGAGAGAATCATTCCCTGACGTGCTGAAGTGCATGTTTGCGAAGCAAGAAGTAGAAGAATCAGAAACATCTGCTCAAACAGAAGGCGATACAGGTCTAACAGCAGATCGCATGGACTGGGCAAGTGATGTTCAGCTGGAAACAGCTAAGCTGATTGAAGACGGAATGAAGGAACACGGGGACCAAAGCCTGACTGATGGCGCTTTAACTGTGTGGAAAGCCTATTGTGATCAGAAATCACCTGTAATCCGTAAAGCGGCATCATTTGCTGCGGGAATCGAATATTACATTCATTCACTTGCAAGCGATGCCCCGCTTTCTCAAGCGCAAATAGCGAAAAAGTATGGCATTAGTGCGTCTACTGTATCGAGCCGTTTTAAAGATATTGAAAAAGCGGTGAAAGAAGAGCAAGAGGCGACTGTATAG
- a CDS encoding DUF4352 domain-containing protein, with protein sequence MNLKKISALLMISFVMIISAACQSSAKSSNTDQKSTKTAEVKVNSYEYTLPEDSTTTLRDNELVLKVNLTITNKGDKALSLYSSDFSLYQDDAKVTDLKFYGSKDRLDLGSLNKGKSQSGALYFLVDKGKKYQFVYQDSIKKNSDSIEINLDGNKILDTAKKLDNPAKALSAYTDMIVFDKKNDQFADLTGDNQSDVVNKYHDMFVKDFKRSAGIYGNEVSDRDILSMYKRIQNTMKDKAKVETSVKTISDDEAKVVAKVTGLDASNLKDKLDKQRDEFYNGKIRSKEELYKKSLNMYASEFEKLPPVSSPAEYEVKMKRNGDGQWKIDLNDYNTSQYMSGFIKTR encoded by the coding sequence GTGAATCTTAAAAAAATAAGTGCACTCCTCATGATTTCATTCGTGATGATCATCTCTGCAGCCTGCCAGAGCTCAGCAAAATCAAGCAACACTGATCAAAAATCAACAAAAACAGCAGAGGTAAAAGTCAACAGCTACGAATATACGTTACCAGAAGACTCAACAACTACGCTAAGAGACAATGAATTGGTACTAAAAGTCAACCTGACGATTACAAACAAAGGTGACAAGGCTCTTTCATTATATAGCTCTGACTTCTCCCTTTATCAGGACGATGCCAAAGTAACTGATTTAAAATTTTACGGCAGTAAAGACCGTCTTGACCTCGGTTCATTGAACAAAGGCAAATCACAATCAGGTGCTCTTTATTTCCTAGTAGACAAAGGGAAAAAATATCAGTTCGTGTACCAAGACAGCATCAAGAAAAACAGTGATTCGATTGAAATCAACCTAGATGGAAACAAAATACTGGATACAGCGAAAAAGCTGGATAACCCTGCAAAGGCGCTATCCGCTTATACCGATATGATTGTCTTTGACAAAAAGAACGATCAGTTTGCAGATTTAACGGGTGACAACCAGTCAGATGTCGTCAATAAATACCACGACATGTTTGTGAAAGACTTCAAAAGAAGTGCCGGCATTTACGGAAATGAAGTAAGTGACCGTGATATTCTGTCTATGTACAAACGTATTCAAAACACCATGAAGGATAAAGCCAAAGTAGAAACAAGTGTAAAAACCATCTCTGATGACGAGGCGAAGGTTGTCGCTAAAGTAACAGGCCTTGATGCTTCTAACTTAAAAGACAAGCTAGACAAGCAAAGAGACGAGTTTTACAACGGCAAGATCCGCTCTAAAGAAGAATTGTATAAGAAAAGCTTAAACATGTACGCATCTGAATTCGAAAAGCTTCCTCCAGTCTCCAGCCCAGCTGAATACGAAGTGAAAATGAAACGTAACGGGGATGGTCAGTGGAAAATTGACCTCAACGATTATAATACATCGCAGTACATGAGCGGTTTTATTAAAACAAGATAA
- a CDS encoding aldo/keto reductase: MKKVTLGRTDLQVNPIGLGTNAVGGHNLFPNLSEDAGRELVETALDQGVNFLDSAFIYGLGRSEELIGEIIAKRGGRENLVLATKGAHKEVNGQIELDNSRDFLREQVENSLKRLQTDNIDLYYMHFPDGRTPLEEVAGTLKELKDEGKIRAIGASNLDFEQLQAFNRDGYLDVLQSEYSLLKREAEQDLLPYCVEHRISFIPYFPLASGLLTGKFTKDATFDDIRAKDPLFQGEAFLQNLEKVDKLKAIAQSKNAETAHVALAWLLAQEGIDAIIPGAKRAEQVLQNLKTNDVQLTKEEINQIDHIFS; this comes from the coding sequence TTGAAAAAGGTAACGCTTGGACGAACTGATTTACAGGTGAATCCGATAGGGCTTGGTACGAATGCGGTAGGTGGACATAATTTGTTCCCGAACCTGAGTGAAGATGCCGGACGAGAGCTTGTGGAGACGGCTCTTGATCAAGGTGTCAATTTCTTAGATTCTGCTTTTATTTATGGGCTGGGCCGTTCAGAGGAATTGATCGGTGAGATCATTGCCAAAAGAGGCGGCAGAGAAAACCTTGTCCTTGCGACAAAGGGGGCTCATAAAGAAGTAAACGGACAAATTGAACTGGATAACAGCCGGGACTTTTTAAGAGAGCAGGTCGAAAATAGCCTGAAACGACTGCAAACAGATAATATTGATTTATACTATATGCATTTCCCGGACGGCCGGACGCCGCTGGAAGAAGTAGCAGGCACATTAAAGGAATTGAAGGATGAAGGAAAAATCAGGGCAATTGGTGCATCAAACCTTGATTTCGAACAGCTTCAAGCCTTTAATCGAGATGGCTACTTAGACGTGCTTCAGTCGGAGTATTCTCTGCTGAAACGTGAGGCAGAGCAGGATCTTCTCCCATACTGTGTCGAGCATCGTATTTCCTTTATTCCGTATTTCCCGTTGGCGTCAGGCCTGTTGACTGGGAAATTTACGAAGGATGCGACATTTGATGATATTCGAGCAAAAGACCCGCTTTTCCAAGGCGAGGCGTTCCTTCAAAACCTCGAAAAAGTAGACAAGCTGAAGGCAATTGCACAATCAAAGAACGCTGAAACGGCACACGTCGCACTGGCTTGGCTTTTAGCGCAGGAAGGCATCGACGCCATCATTCCAGGTGCAAAACGAGCTGAGCAAGTTCTGCAAAACTTAAAAACAAACGATGTTCAATTAACAAAAGAGGAAATCAATCAAATTGATCACATTTTCTCTTAA
- a CDS encoding sensor histidine kinase produces MNDFYLGFRMYALIWLGLAFHAAVEAFLPLSSGVLWLLTFCVICLYTFFIYKRFLPHVSDYVMLGAFVLFTCAGLSLFLTQGNGLSSLLALMIIMTADILSLKMMQTERRLNGRLQELINAESRTNELLLELRSKHHETARHLNAFSTSNDEHEIKDLIQQYVKHFPWIKGENAYLASTLHPFFERAEKEDIALSLDLQAPFSSLPFSKADQVSFTGNLLDNALDAAIEAKQAGNEGSISITTSIRSGLFLIHCENSTKGMEKHVLDHLFKTYGRSTKGGDHQGMGTYIIHQLVEKADGTLDFTYRSPNLRLVIKIPLTMS; encoded by the coding sequence GTGAACGATTTCTATCTTGGATTCCGCATGTATGCTCTCATATGGCTAGGTCTTGCATTTCACGCAGCTGTTGAAGCTTTTCTGCCGCTATCATCTGGGGTGCTGTGGCTCCTCACCTTTTGTGTGATTTGTCTTTATACATTCTTCATATACAAAAGGTTTTTGCCTCATGTGAGTGATTATGTGATGCTGGGCGCTTTTGTGCTCTTCACCTGTGCAGGTCTTTCCCTTTTTCTGACGCAAGGAAATGGGCTGAGCTCTCTTTTGGCTTTGATGATCATCATGACAGCAGATATCCTTTCATTGAAGATGATGCAGACGGAGAGACGGTTAAATGGACGGCTTCAAGAGCTGATCAACGCAGAATCAAGAACCAATGAATTGCTGCTTGAGCTGCGCAGTAAACATCATGAAACAGCTAGACATTTAAATGCCTTTTCCACGTCGAACGACGAACATGAGATCAAGGATTTGATTCAGCAATACGTGAAACATTTCCCATGGATTAAAGGAGAAAATGCTTATTTGGCCTCAACCTTGCACCCCTTTTTTGAGCGGGCTGAAAAAGAGGACATTGCCCTTTCACTAGACCTTCAAGCACCATTTTCATCGCTTCCCTTTTCTAAGGCGGATCAGGTTAGTTTTACTGGCAACCTGCTTGATAATGCCCTAGATGCGGCGATTGAAGCGAAGCAAGCCGGGAACGAGGGAAGCATCTCAATCACGACCTCTATTCGGAGCGGGCTCTTTTTAATCCATTGTGAGAACAGCACAAAAGGAATGGAAAAACACGTGTTAGACCATTTGTTCAAAACCTATGGCCGCTCGACAAAAGGCGGCGATCATCAAGGAATGGGGACGTATATCATTCATCAGCTTGTTGAAAAGGCAGACGGTACACTTGATTTCACTTACCGTTCTCCAAATTTGCGGCTCGTCATCAAAATCCCCCTCACGATGTCATAA
- a CDS encoding LytR/AlgR family response regulator transcription factor: MIKVGLVDDYRVDLEKLHAIVGRMEAVDIVFVTQSAEDAYKKVKQGDIDLLFADIEMPGMSGYELADLIHSHALNVDVVFVTGNSGYAVHAFDLNVHDYIMKPYQADRIAKSLDRYLSTKQEKSIHGRLLIKQQSDIHVLQKKDVIFVERTGRSTTIVTTTGDIQTYQTLNELKGDLAEKDFIRSHRSFIINIHYIKNFSAYAKNSFIVSFEGTDKKAMMTKQQLEYFKKYYF, translated from the coding sequence ATGATAAAAGTAGGTCTCGTTGATGATTACCGAGTAGATTTAGAAAAGCTGCATGCCATTGTGGGCAGAATGGAGGCTGTAGACATTGTCTTTGTCACGCAGTCAGCAGAGGATGCATATAAGAAGGTCAAACAGGGAGACATTGATCTGTTGTTCGCAGACATTGAAATGCCCGGAATGTCCGGTTATGAATTAGCGGATCTCATTCACTCTCACGCACTGAATGTCGATGTTGTATTTGTGACAGGAAACAGTGGATATGCGGTCCATGCGTTTGATTTAAATGTTCATGATTATATTATGAAGCCCTACCAAGCCGATCGAATTGCCAAATCCTTAGATCGCTATCTGTCCACCAAGCAGGAGAAAAGCATTCATGGACGGCTTCTCATTAAGCAGCAGTCAGATATTCATGTGCTGCAAAAGAAGGATGTCATTTTTGTTGAGCGAACAGGCCGGTCAACCACCATTGTCACAACAACAGGAGATATCCAGACATATCAGACATTAAACGAGTTAAAGGGCGATCTGGCTGAAAAAGATTTTATCCGCTCCCACCGATCGTTTATCATCAATATTCATTACATCAAGAACTTCTCGGCGTATGCCAAAAATTCGTTTATCGTGTCTTTTGAAGGTACGGATAAAAAAGCCATGATGACCAAGCAGCAATTAGAATACTTTAAGAAATACTATTTTTAA